Genomic DNA from Hordeum vulgare subsp. vulgare chromosome 2H, MorexV3_pseudomolecules_assembly, whole genome shotgun sequence:
TCGCCGACGCCTCCTCCCTCGTCCTCCTCGCCCTCCGCGGCGGCACTCGCCTACCGGCGCCCGTGTGTTTCGGCCTCATGAGCCGGCTCCCCACTACTCCCGAAGCATACACTTTCTACCTGCAGCTGCTTGACGCCGGCATGGCCCCGGAGATCAGGCAGTTCAACGTGCTGATGCGAGATTTCGTTAGATTTGGAGACCTTGCCAGTGCACGCAAAGTGTTCGACGAAATGCGAACCAGGAGCGTGCAGCCGACTGTGGTCAGCTTCAACACCTTGATTACAGGCATGTGTAGAGCGCGCGATCTGGACGGTGTAGACGGCCTGTACAAGGGAATGATCCAGATGGGTGTCACACCTGATGTCTACACCTACAGCGCTCTGATAAAGGGTTTGTCCAGTTCAGGGAGGATGGAAGATGCAACAAAGATGTTCGATGAAATGCGCGAAAGAGGCGTGAAACCCAATGCCATCGTGTTCACAACATTGATAGATGCACATTGTAAGGATGGGGATGTGAAGGCTGGAATGGACTTGTACCAGGACATGAGGGCAAGGGGTGTCATGCCAGATTTGGTGGCATACAATGCACTGGTGAATGGGCTTTGTCGGGCAAGAAATTTTAAGGCTGCCGAATGCATCGTGGAAGAGATGAGGAGCATAGGTCTGAAGCCAGATAAGGTGACTTACACCACCCTCATTGATGGTTGCTGCAAGGACGGCAAGCTAGACACGGCGATGgatattaagcagaaaatggcagACGAGGAGGTTGCGTTGGATGAGGTAACATATACAGCACTCATCTCCGGGCTGAGCAAGGCAGGACGGCCTGTCAATGCCCAGAGGGTCCTTGTTGAGATGATGAAAGCTGGTTTGGAGCCCGACAACACGACCTACACGATGGTGATTGACGCCTTCTGTAGGAAAGGCGACGTAAAGACAGGCTTTAAACTACTGAAGGAGATGCAGAACAAGGGTCGAAAACCAGGAGTTGTGACATATAATGTGATTATCAGTGGCCTCTGCAAGCTGGGGCAGCTCAAGAATGCCGACATGCTTCTGCATGCAATGCTCAATATAGGGGTCACCCCTGATGATATCACATACAACATACTCTTGGATGGGCAGTGCAAGCATGGAAAAGTTACTGATTCTGAAGAGCTGAAAAGTGCAAAAGGAATGGTGCCAGATTTTGGCGTTTATACTTCGCTGATCAGCGAACTTGTCAAGAAGAAGCCAGCCAAGAGCTACCACGATAGATAAGATTTCTGCGTAAAGGCATCTTTTGAGTACTTCCTCACCAGTGAAGAACCATTGGTCTCCGAGATGGGAGGATGCAATATGATTAGGCTCTGCAAGTTTAGGCAGACGAATATTGCTACTCCACTCCTCGACGAGGGATACATACTTCACAGCGTAGCATGGGGAAAGCCTACATGGTACATGGTCTTTTGGTTCTGTAATTTTGCTTCTCTTATTAGTAAATAAATAAGATGGTGACAGATGTTCACTTGAAACTTGAATTCTGAGACGCCTTGAGCATTTTCTTTAGCAATTGGTCTACCTGTATACCAATGATGTATTGGCTGCTTATAGGGTTCAGATGATTCTCCTTGCTCAGGCAACACTGCTCTCTCAGGTTGGGCTGACAGTTGAAATCATCGTAAGGTATattctacttcctccgttcctaaatataagtctttaagagTTTCTACTAAAAAACAACATATAGACATacattaaagtgtagattcaatcattttgctccgtatgtaatcCTCTAATAAAATatgtaaaaagacttatatttagaaacggagggagtattattctgTTCTAGCTCATGCTTCTTCTATTTAAAACTAGTTGTGGTAGAACAGTAACTTTGATAAGTTTACCCATAGAGTCCCAGTCTACAACAAAACGTGTGCTTGATAAGTTATGTTGGTCTCACTCAGGATAGACTTTGTGCACTAATTTCACTTACTTGACATCTCAGTTCAGCTTACATAGAGCTAGCATGCAAGTATTTTATCCTCCCAACAATTATTCATGACTACGTGTAAGGTAAGagtttttgttttagataaaggaGGAGCAGACTAGCTTCTTCTGCAACTGATTGTAATGTAATATAATGCATTGTTCAAAGAAGCAAAATCACATCTGTTCTGAATACATTGCAgtctagtgaaaagtttggatacTGAGTGCACCCCATAAGACTATCTAGCTTGCACAGCCTTCGCCATCCCGTACGCCGCAGCAGAAGCAACAGCACCA
This window encodes:
- the LOC123430386 gene encoding putative pentatricopeptide repeat-containing protein At1g09680 translates to MRRALRHRPRLQPPTETPPAPSAPLPWYAAPRAPPPHSPPTTEVDPLIVAASEVALTLPVHPAALPATAPAPLLRLLPAFTSAHFLSLLRSNPLSLPPLPLLSLFRLLLLASPPGLFRHTPSSFLSMSHYLLLHRLPDLARPLLRLLVSRLGRSSPPRLLPLLVPAASPEDPAPLVSELAAAYADEGLLADASSLVLLALRGGTRLPAPVCFGLMSRLPTTPEAYTFYLQLLDAGMAPEIRQFNVLMRDFVRFGDLASARKVFDEMRTRSVQPTVVSFNTLITGMCRARDLDGVDGLYKGMIQMGVTPDVYTYSALIKGLSSSGRMEDATKMFDEMRERGVKPNAIVFTTLIDAHCKDGDVKAGMDLYQDMRARGVMPDLVAYNALVNGLCRARNFKAAECIVEEMRSIGLKPDKVTYTTLIDGCCKDGKLDTAMDIKQKMADEEVALDEVTYTALISGLSKAGRPVNAQRVLVEMMKAGLEPDNTTYTMVIDAFCRKGDVKTGFKLLKEMQNKGRKPGVVTYNVIISGLCKLGQLKNADMLLHAMLNIGVTPDDITYNILLDGQCKHGKVTDSEELKSAKGMVPDFGVYTSLISELVKKKPAKSYHDR